A stretch of the Sulfurospirillum sp. UCH001 genome encodes the following:
- a CDS encoding sensor histidine kinase, with protein sequence MGDIELRITRDDWFSVFLIGISFSTLLSMLSYYILRLSLSDGVLFGVFLGFFITLFSMLFITTMNRYLLPKLPKLWWNLIAAIFSFLSGFLGTLCTYVLLIYNDITTAALVQEHPFISSAIIGFLTYLIGALIYRFVKTRNEKEHIDQLFIESRVRSLETQLNPHFLYNALNSLAELIHQDPQKAEDTVLKISMFLRNTMSETPMIPLKEELCNASDYVELENIRFDGNITLIIESDFTVQNVLVPKFSIQLLCENAIKHGMIDTKTPFVITIQCFKNETVSLKVSNNGKAITKSTFGIGLTNLQERLQHLVEGQITITSYDPPTYLITLKEHYENSTRR encoded by the coding sequence ATGGGTGATATCGAACTTCGAATTACTCGCGACGATTGGTTTAGTGTATTTCTAATCGGTATCTCTTTTTCTACCCTTCTCTCTATGTTAAGCTATTACATTCTGCGTTTATCTTTAAGTGACGGTGTTCTTTTCGGGGTATTTCTAGGCTTTTTTATCACCTTATTTTCGATGTTATTTATTACCACTATGAACCGCTATCTTCTCCCAAAACTCCCAAAACTGTGGTGGAATTTGATAGCGGCAATTTTTTCTTTTTTATCGGGTTTTTTAGGTACACTCTGTACCTATGTTCTACTGATTTATAATGACATAACAACGGCTGCTCTCGTGCAAGAGCACCCTTTTATCAGCTCTGCTATCATCGGATTTCTCACCTATCTCATCGGTGCGCTCATCTATCGTTTTGTCAAAACCCGTAACGAAAAAGAGCACATCGATCAGCTTTTTATAGAGAGTCGTGTCCGTTCGCTTGAAACCCAGCTCAACCCCCATTTTCTCTATAATGCCCTAAACTCTTTGGCTGAGTTAATCCACCAAGACCCGCAAAAAGCAGAGGATACTGTACTGAAAATATCGATGTTTTTACGTAATACGATGAGTGAAACCCCGATGATTCCTCTCAAAGAAGAACTGTGTAATGCAAGTGATTACGTCGAGCTCGAAAATATCCGCTTTGATGGAAACATTACTCTCATCATAGAGTCCGATTTTACTGTTCAAAATGTACTGGTTCCAAAGTTTTCGATTCAGCTGTTATGTGAAAATGCGATCAAACATGGGATGATCGATACCAAAACTCCTTTTGTAATTACGATTCAGTGTTTCAAAAATGAGACGGTTTCACTCAAAGTTTCCAATAACGGCAAAGCAATCACAAAATCAACTTTCGGGATTGGACTAACAAATTTACAGGAGCGTTTACAGCATCTCGTAGAGGGTCAAATCACCATCACCAGCTATGATCCTCCCACCTATCTTATCACTTTAAAGGAACACTATGAAAATTCTACTCGTCGATGA
- a CDS encoding SEL1-like repeat protein has translation MKRFMILMLLFLSSGLFADYVDDGLEAIQNKNYPKAKELFEKACNNSDFLGCNYLGAIYEDGLGVKEDYNIAISLYSKACDAAFGQGCANLGMMYENAKGVKKDLSKSIFLYTKACDLGVFEICTNLGVMYEKGEGTKQEYNKAILLYEKACDGGNVFGCYNLGQMYENAIGVKQDLNKTILLYTKACDNGMAIGCYNLGFIYEEGTNVPQNYAKAITFYTKACDSGDSNGCVNLGSIYTKGVKIKQDYSKAASSYEKACNGGNTSGCYNLGLMFRNGIGLKKDIEKAILFYTKACTGGNASGCYNLGLMYSKGEGVEQNPLIAKKLFGQACSSGNAESCQAYNLLKQILEK, from the coding sequence GTGAAACGCTTTATGATTCTAATGTTATTGTTTTTATCAAGTGGGTTGTTTGCAGACTATGTTGATGATGGTTTAGAAGCTATTCAAAATAAGAATTATCCTAAAGCTAAAGAATTATTTGAAAAAGCGTGTAATAATAGTGATTTTTTAGGGTGCAATTATCTTGGTGCAATATACGAAGATGGGTTAGGTGTAAAGGAAGACTATAACATAGCAATATCTCTTTATTCTAAAGCTTGTGACGCTGCTTTTGGACAAGGGTGTGCTAATCTTGGAATGATGTATGAAAATGCCAAAGGAGTTAAAAAAGATTTAAGTAAATCAATATTTTTGTATACAAAAGCTTGCGATCTTGGAGTTTTCGAAATATGTACTAATCTCGGAGTGATGTATGAAAAAGGAGAAGGTACAAAACAAGAATATAATAAAGCAATATTGCTCTATGAAAAAGCTTGTGATGGTGGAAATGTTTTTGGGTGCTATAATCTTGGGCAAATGTATGAAAATGCAATAGGGGTTAAGCAAGATTTAAATAAAACAATACTGTTGTACACAAAAGCTTGTGATAATGGAATGGCTATAGGATGTTATAACCTTGGTTTCATATACGAAGAAGGTACAAATGTACCACAAAACTATGCCAAGGCAATAACCTTTTATACAAAAGCTTGTGATAGTGGAGATTCAAATGGCTGTGTAAATCTCGGTTCAATATACACAAAAGGTGTAAAAATCAAGCAAGACTATTCTAAAGCAGCTTCTTCATATGAAAAAGCTTGTAATGGTGGCAATACTTCAGGATGCTATAACCTTGGATTAATGTTCAGAAATGGTATTGGCTTAAAAAAAGATATTGAAAAAGCTATTTTATTTTATACAAAAGCTTGTACTGGTGGTAATGCTTCAGGATGTTATAACCTTGGATTAATGTACTCTAAAGGTGAAGGAGTTGAACAAAATCCTCTTATTGCAAAAAAACTATTTGGACAAGCTTGCTCTAGCGGGAATGCAGAATCTTGTCAAGCTTATAATCTTTTAAAACAAATTTTAGAAAAATAA
- a CDS encoding SEL1-like repeat protein, whose protein sequence is MLDLGVMNVKSLGVKQNSKKALELFGKACDMKDKNGCEFYAQ, encoded by the coding sequence ATGCTCGATCTTGGAGTAATGAATGTAAAGAGTTTAGGTGTTAAGCAAAACTCTAAAAAAGCTTTAGAATTGTTTGGAAAAGCATGTGATATGAAAGATAAAAATGGTTGTGAATTTTATGCACAATGA
- a CDS encoding FtsK/SpoIIIE domain-containing protein, producing the protein MLGICFALYAYFTDTSIDDYKAIFIVLFSIIFIERAVYYLTWWKFIILPYSLNLHSNFKDDTSKNSLYVDKFVKFKKLKPKSHLEQVMAIGLKSFSLEYRNFVAINVDDYKENAERILHFLGLIDKRYEVKVYHKKNRNVVLVFYSLPYEYSVDLSYFKPNKLFLGIYEKGLYYRKLNTLDHLLCVGESGSGKSNFMHLLNINFLFNLHKIKKMYMIDLKGGVELKRYEKLDNVEFVSNIERLNVLLDDVLEDLKESQNELLLSNKRKSDDLTLIVFDEVGAVSTYPDKKIREAIFDKLALISMQGRASGILLFLFAQKIDNTILPSSIVNNLQTRVLLKTSNDNNINIIDLKDNIREKITWVEVQDFNKGRAIYKDGLTSDKSLIQFPIIGDKLLNYIISNNMIDVTHELLNQKPL; encoded by the coding sequence TTGCTTGGAATTTGTTTTGCGCTGTATGCTTATTTTACAGATACATCAATAGATGATTATAAAGCAATTTTTATTGTTTTATTTAGCATTATTTTTATTGAACGAGCGGTGTATTATTTGACGTGGTGGAAATTTATTATTTTGCCGTACTCGCTCAATTTACATAGTAATTTCAAGGATGATACAAGTAAAAATAGTCTTTATGTTGATAAATTTGTAAAGTTTAAAAAATTAAAGCCAAAGTCACATTTAGAGCAAGTAATGGCTATTGGATTAAAGTCATTTTCCTTGGAGTATAGGAATTTTGTAGCAATTAATGTTGATGATTATAAGGAAAATGCAGAACGAATTTTGCATTTTCTTGGACTCATTGATAAACGCTATGAAGTAAAGGTATATCATAAGAAAAATAGAAATGTGGTGCTTGTGTTTTATAGTTTGCCATACGAATATAGTGTTGATTTGAGCTATTTCAAACCGAATAAATTATTTTTAGGTATCTATGAAAAAGGTCTATATTATCGCAAACTCAATACTCTTGACCATCTTCTTTGTGTGGGCGAAAGTGGCTCGGGAAAGAGTAATTTTATGCATCTTTTGAATATCAATTTTTTGTTCAATCTGCATAAAATCAAAAAAATGTATATGATAGATTTAAAAGGAGGTGTTGAGCTTAAACGGTATGAGAAGCTTGATAATGTTGAATTTGTTTCTAATATTGAAAGATTAAATGTACTTCTTGATGATGTTTTAGAAGATTTGAAAGAATCACAAAATGAGCTTTTACTAAGCAATAAGCGAAAAAGTGATGATTTAACGCTTATTGTTTTTGATGAAGTTGGGGCAGTAAGCACATATCCTGACAAGAAGATACGAGAAGCTATTTTTGATAAGTTAGCTCTAATATCAATGCAGGGGCGTGCTAGTGGAATTTTACTTTTTCTATTTGCACAAAAAATTGATAATACAATCCTTCCGAGTTCAATAGTTAATAATTTACAAACAAGAGTTTTACTCAAAACATCAAATGATAACAATATCAATATTATAGATTTAAAAGATAATATAAGAGAAAAGATTACTTGGGTTGAAGTGCAAGATTTTAACAAAGGACGAGCTATCTACAAAGACGGTCTTACATCTGATAAATCATTAATTCAATTTCCTATTATTGGAGATAAACTCCTTAATTATATTATCTCTAACAATATGATTGATGTTACACACGAATTGCTAAACCAAAAACCCCTGTAG
- a CDS encoding amidohydrolase, whose protein sequence is MLNILDKAKEIENYIINFRRDLHENPELSGQEFKTQKKIMKELDKLGITYKKAGNTSLIATLKGGKDGKTIALRGDIDALPIKEETDVEFKSKTSGLMHACGHDAHASMLLGAAKILSEMKDEIPGEVRFFFQEGEETFSGAKKIIEAGGMDGVDACFGMHGMPELETGYVNIEPGYRMAGCDTIYVKFEGVSGHGSVPHLAKDTIHPACTFVTDLQGIVTKNINAQEPIVISVGKFVGGTKANIVSKYTEIDISMRYFNPKVREIAHESIKRHAKAIADAYELKVDVRIEESALSLWNDEDLAALADKSSIKVFGEGKNKTLPKYMGSEDMPYYFERAKGVYAFVGYRNEAKEAIYFPHHEKYKIDEDYMKYGTALHVQFALDFLNK, encoded by the coding sequence ATGTTAAATATACTAGATAAAGCTAAAGAAATTGAGAACTATATTATTAATTTTAGAAGAGATTTACATGAAAATCCTGAACTTAGTGGTCAGGAATTTAAAACTCAAAAAAAGATTATGAAAGAATTAGATAAACTTGGAATAACCTATAAGAAAGCAGGAAATACCTCTTTGATTGCCACTTTAAAAGGTGGGAAAGATGGAAAAACTATAGCTTTAAGAGGAGACATAGATGCTCTTCCAATAAAAGAGGAAACAGATGTTGAATTTAAATCTAAAACATCTGGATTAATGCATGCTTGTGGTCACGATGCTCACGCATCTATGCTTCTTGGTGCAGCAAAAATTTTATCGGAAATGAAGGATGAGATACCTGGTGAGGTTAGGTTCTTCTTTCAAGAAGGAGAAGAAACATTCTCAGGTGCAAAAAAAATCATAGAAGCAGGTGGAATGGATGGAGTAGATGCTTGTTTTGGTATGCATGGAATGCCAGAATTAGAGACAGGATATGTAAATATTGAACCAGGGTATAGAATGGCAGGTTGCGATACCATTTATGTTAAATTTGAAGGAGTATCAGGACATGGATCAGTTCCACATCTGGCAAAGGATACTATTCATCCTGCATGTACTTTTGTTACAGACCTTCAAGGAATAGTTACTAAAAATATTAATGCACAAGAGCCGATAGTGATTTCTGTAGGAAAGTTCGTTGGAGGAACAAAGGCAAATATAGTTTCTAAATATACAGAGATTGATATTTCCATGAGATACTTTAACCCAAAGGTTAGGGAAATAGCTCATGAATCAATAAAAAGACATGCAAAAGCAATTGCAGATGCTTATGAGCTTAAGGTTGATGTAAGAATAGAAGAAAGTGCCCTTAGTCTTTGGAATGATGAAGACTTAGCAGCACTAGCAGACAAGTCTTCAATAAAAGTCTTTGGAGAAGGCAAAAATAAAACTTTACCTAAATATATGGGATCAGAGGATATGCCATACTATTTTGAGCGGGCTAAAGGAGTGTATGCATTTGTTGGATATAGAAATGAGGCAAAAGAAGCTATATACTTTCCACACCATGAAAAATATAAGATTGATGAAGACTATATGAAATATGGTACAGCACTACACGTACAATTTGCTCTTGATTTTTTAAATAAATAG
- a CDS encoding NAD(P)/FAD-dependent oxidoreductase, with amino-acid sequence MREFAVIGGGMGGCSIAALLHSQGHDVLLLEKEPTLGGCASTFKHDRNLYNAGATTLAGYHDGGIVRSLCNQIGVELDVIPTQKPITIIQEGKTCGRYCDLAMFIQEMERFYPHPKHAEFWNLVHAIGDAFYTMEGFWYSNQSTFDKLRSLFSYFPLLKKFWPYLYTNAHRFIHNFYGNLSESFIDFLDAQILIVTQATSKHINFFTAALALGYTFNETHYPIGGMGAVCERITSKMVDVRTSCEVKSIGRIGGIYHLNTSQGIIKARNLIMGTSHFESSKWFMDKEIVDYYNRYEKKNNHQSAFVLYMTLKTDRTFEHHTQIISKNTLAHTLSKSIFVSISDARDNQISPQGTYSVTASIHTDARWWINLEPAQYKKQKSDLESLLKKHICDTLSITEAEILKCFSATPKTFKKYIHRSQLGGNALTFKNLLPRLPSNDTPIKGLYQVGDTAYAAQGWPGVVMGVMNCARLIHG; translated from the coding sequence ATGAGAGAATTTGCAGTTATCGGGGGTGGCATGGGAGGATGTTCTATTGCAGCATTGCTCCACTCTCAAGGACATGATGTGCTCCTGCTCGAAAAAGAGCCGACACTCGGAGGATGCGCTTCAACATTTAAACACGACAGAAATCTCTACAATGCAGGAGCAACTACCCTCGCAGGGTATCACGATGGGGGAATTGTACGTTCTTTGTGTAATCAAATCGGAGTTGAACTCGATGTCATACCCACTCAAAAGCCAATTACCATTATCCAAGAAGGTAAAACATGCGGCAGATACTGCGATCTGGCTATGTTTATCCAAGAGATGGAGCGCTTTTATCCCCATCCTAAACATGCTGAATTTTGGAATCTAGTTCACGCAATTGGTGATGCGTTCTATACAATGGAGGGGTTTTGGTACTCCAATCAATCGACGTTTGATAAACTCCGATCTTTATTTAGTTATTTTCCTCTTCTGAAAAAGTTCTGGCCTTATCTGTATACCAACGCCCACAGATTCATACATAACTTTTACGGTAATTTGAGTGAATCCTTTATTGATTTTTTGGATGCGCAAATTTTGATTGTCACGCAAGCCACAAGTAAACATATTAATTTTTTTACAGCAGCACTGGCCCTAGGGTACACGTTTAACGAAACCCATTATCCAATCGGCGGGATGGGAGCAGTATGTGAGCGTATCACCTCTAAAATGGTCGATGTACGCACAAGCTGTGAAGTCAAGTCGATCGGGCGTATTGGCGGAATTTATCACCTAAACACTTCACAAGGGATAATCAAAGCACGCAATCTCATTATGGGGACATCTCATTTTGAGAGTTCCAAGTGGTTTATGGATAAAGAGATTGTAGATTACTATAACCGCTACGAGAAAAAAAACAATCATCAAAGTGCATTTGTTCTTTATATGACTCTCAAAACCGATCGTACTTTTGAGCATCACACCCAAATCATCTCGAAAAATACCCTTGCGCATACTTTATCTAAATCGATTTTTGTATCTATTAGCGATGCTAGGGACAATCAAATTTCCCCGCAGGGAACATACAGTGTTACCGCCTCGATTCATACCGATGCGAGATGGTGGATAAATCTCGAGCCTGCTCAATACAAAAAGCAAAAGAGTGATCTTGAATCGCTACTTAAAAAGCACATTTGTGATACACTCTCCATAACAGAAGCAGAGATACTCAAATGCTTCTCGGCAACTCCGAAAACATTTAAAAAGTATATCCATCGAAGCCAACTAGGAGGCAATGCATTGACGTTCAAAAATCTCCTTCCTCGCCTTCCCTCGAATGATACACCTATTAAGGGATTATACCAAGTTGGTGATACTGCTTATGCAGCACAAGGGTGGCCTGGTGTCGTGATGGGGGTTATGAATTGCGCGAGGCTGATTCATGGGTGA
- a CDS encoding replication endonuclease, whose amino-acid sequence MLYSSKRLQATKRYKEFSSLADRYYKISLEKEHAQQSFFKNNIIANSSGECFQMYHSFEKYYKVYTKSIEQKVYTIEALAKEKNLVPVFITLTLPSHYHPFQSIEYKGKRLYTSLNPDFRFDSINSAIDEGYHFLNEVYRIFYKRIQAKVRELFFIKVFELHKTLIPHLHALFYISKEEIRIFSKHFAKICAEFNLIETEISFDNADEDSFSKVKTNINRASLYMMKYITKNLNDNRDIYEARVLDGLKREYKMRMITMSNLPLSLSDYRVIYHNLDEENKEKLLLEAKDSGVNLFTYLLKNMYQATVIKDVDSNSKHLIQFGKIEKSRVQFFKVKTRMERIGGGYSTTVESLTFFVEHIQIYKKEKFQIIKRGQTNEY is encoded by the coding sequence ATGCTCTATTCATCAAAAAGGCTACAAGCAACAAAGCGTTACAAAGAGTTTTCTAGTTTAGCAGATAGATATTACAAAATAAGTCTTGAAAAAGAACACGCACAGCAGTCTTTTTTTAAAAACAACATCATTGCAAATTCAAGTGGTGAGTGTTTTCAAATGTATCACTCATTTGAAAAATACTATAAAGTTTACACCAAGTCTATCGAGCAAAAAGTTTATACAATCGAAGCTCTTGCTAAAGAAAAGAATCTTGTTCCTGTATTCATCACGCTTACTTTACCATCACATTATCACCCATTTCAAAGCATTGAATATAAGGGTAAAAGGTTATATACATCGCTAAATCCTGATTTTAGATTTGACTCCATTAACTCAGCGATTGACGAGGGCTATCACTTTTTAAATGAGGTGTATAGAATTTTCTATAAACGCATACAAGCTAAAGTACGAGAACTTTTTTTTATAAAAGTTTTTGAACTACATAAAACACTTATACCACATCTTCACGCACTTTTTTATATCTCTAAAGAAGAAATCAGGATTTTTTCTAAGCATTTTGCTAAGATTTGTGCAGAGTTTAACTTAATCGAAACTGAAATAAGTTTTGATAATGCTGATGAGGATTCATTTTCAAAAGTCAAAACTAACATCAATAGAGCGAGTCTCTATATGATGAAATATATCACAAAGAATCTAAATGATAACCGTGATATCTATGAAGCCCGTGTTCTTGATGGGCTAAAAAGAGAGTATAAAATGCGGATGATAACAATGTCAAATTTGCCATTGTCATTATCAGACTATAGAGTCATCTATCATAATTTAGATGAAGAAAATAAGGAAAAATTACTCTTAGAAGCTAAAGACTCAGGGGTTAATTTATTTACATATTTATTAAAAAATATGTATCAAGCAACTGTTATTAAGGATGTTGATAGCAATAGTAAACATTTAATACAGTTTGGAAAAATTGAAAAATCAAGAGTTCAGTTTTTTAAAGTAAAGACTCGTATGGAAAGAATTGGCGGTGGTTATTCTACAACAGTAGAAAGCCTTACCTTTTTTGTAGAACATATTCAAATCTACAAAAAAGAGAAATTTCAAATAATCAAAAGAGGACAAACAAATGAATACTAA
- a CDS encoding SEL1-like repeat protein has protein sequence MYENGQGVKQDLFKAVQLFEKACDNGYITGCSILE, from the coding sequence ATGTATGAAAATGGTCAAGGTGTTAAACAAGATTTATTTAAAGCGGTTCAACTTTTTGAAAAAGCGTGTGATAATGGCTATATAACAGGATGCTCGATCTTGGAGTAA
- a CDS encoding SEL1-like repeat protein: protein MKRFIVLGCLFLSEVISANDDFGKGLIAYMINDFTAAKTAFEKSCNENYMEGCSLLGNLYSTGQGVEQNDSKAFQLYEKGCNGDSKVGCTNLGQMYRMGKSVKQNLTKAVELFQKGCDGNEQYGCLHLGEMYDNGEGVKKDNLKAVQLYEKICNDKVSVGCTNLGFMYANGKGVKQDFFKAVSLYEKACDGGDATGCSNLGLHYEKSLGVKQDLFKAVSLYEKACDRGDATGCTSLGLMYVNGQEVKQDTFKAVSLFEKGCNGGNAGGCSNLGFMYATGQGVKQDYFKAVQLYEKACDGGEARGCSNLGLMYAQGKGVKKDDVKAVSLYEKACNGGDTQGCTNLGVMYYNGQGVKQNSKKGLELFGKACDMKDEQGCKNYAIVKKQLGQ, encoded by the coding sequence GTGAAACGTTTTATAGTTTTAGGGTGTTTATTTTTATCGGAAGTAATATCTGCAAATGATGATTTTGGTAAAGGATTAATAGCTTATATGATCAATGATTTTACAGCTGCAAAGACTGCTTTTGAAAAATCGTGTAATGAAAATTATATGGAAGGATGTTCTTTGCTTGGAAATCTCTATTCGACTGGACAAGGTGTTGAACAGAATGATTCAAAGGCATTTCAACTTTATGAAAAGGGTTGCAATGGAGACAGCAAAGTTGGTTGTACTAACCTTGGGCAAATGTATCGTATGGGAAAGAGCGTTAAACAAAACCTCACTAAAGCTGTTGAGTTATTCCAAAAAGGTTGTGATGGCAATGAACAATATGGATGTTTACATCTTGGAGAGATGTATGATAATGGAGAAGGCGTCAAAAAAGATAATTTAAAAGCAGTACAACTCTATGAAAAAATCTGTAATGATAAAGTTTCAGTAGGATGCACGAATCTTGGATTTATGTATGCCAATGGTAAAGGGGTCAAACAAGATTTTTTTAAAGCTGTTTCTCTGTATGAAAAAGCGTGTGATGGTGGCGATGCAACAGGATGCTCGAATCTTGGTTTGCATTATGAAAAAAGTCTAGGAGTTAAGCAAGATTTGTTCAAAGCTGTTTCATTATATGAAAAAGCGTGTGATCGTGGCGATGCAACAGGATGCACGAGTCTTGGATTGATGTATGTCAATGGTCAAGAGGTTAAACAAGATACTTTTAAAGCTGTTTCATTGTTTGAAAAAGGGTGTAATGGTGGCAATGCAGGAGGATGCTCGAATCTTGGATTTATGTATGCAACTGGTCAAGGGGTCAAACAAGATTATTTTAAAGCTGTTCAACTCTATGAAAAAGCGTGTGATGGTGGCGAAGCAAGAGGATGCTCGAATCTTGGATTGATGTATGCACAAGGTAAAGGTGTAAAGAAAGATGATGTTAAAGCTGTTTCGTTGTATGAAAAAGCGTGCAATGGTGGCGATACTCAAGGATGCACGAATCTTGGAGTTATGTATTACAATGGTCAAGGGGTTAAACAAAACTCAAAAAAAGGTTTAGAGTTGTTTGGAAAGGCGTGTGATATGAAAGATGAACAGGGTTGTAAAAACTATGCTATTGTGAAAAAGCAATTAGGTCAATAA
- the hemH gene encoding ferrochelatase, with product MTKRKAILLLNMGGPNNISEVKVFLNNMFNDPRIISAPQPIRKMIAWFITSRRHKEAEHNYSLIGGKSPIVGHTRRVVDALSQIVDADVHYVMRYTPPYTNDVLQSIASYDEIYAIPLYPHFSSTTTLSSFDALFDEAKKLGISHKIKTVDSYYNEPYYIASIVERIKEALNGDDPAEYELIFSAHGLPKKIIEKGDLYQRHIRYNVYFARRALNEAGVFFHKTHLAYQSRLGPLEWIRPYLEDKLSMLTKKKVILFPIAFTIDNSETECELEIEYREKAQKFGFETYRVAKAPNDHPLFIQSLKNLYTQMQNA from the coding sequence ATGACTAAACGTAAAGCAATTCTTTTACTCAATATGGGAGGTCCCAATAATATATCTGAAGTAAAAGTTTTTTTGAATAATATGTTTAACGATCCCCGCATTATTAGTGCCCCCCAACCAATACGTAAAATGATCGCTTGGTTCATCACGTCACGTAGACACAAAGAGGCCGAGCATAATTACTCTCTTATCGGCGGAAAATCGCCAATCGTAGGTCACACTCGTCGGGTAGTGGATGCACTCTCACAGATCGTTGATGCTGATGTCCATTATGTAATGCGCTACACGCCTCCATACACAAATGATGTTTTACAATCGATTGCATCCTATGACGAAATCTATGCGATACCCCTCTATCCTCACTTTTCATCTACTACCACGCTCTCATCGTTCGATGCCCTTTTTGATGAAGCAAAAAAATTGGGGATTTCGCATAAGATCAAAACAGTAGATAGTTACTACAATGAACCTTATTATATTGCTTCGATTGTTGAGCGAATCAAAGAGGCATTGAATGGTGATGATCCAGCTGAGTATGAACTTATTTTTTCAGCTCACGGACTTCCTAAAAAAATCATCGAAAAAGGGGATTTATATCAGCGTCACATACGCTACAATGTCTATTTTGCGCGCCGTGCCCTCAATGAGGCAGGAGTATTTTTTCACAAAACCCATCTCGCCTATCAATCGCGTCTAGGCCCCTTAGAGTGGATACGTCCGTATCTTGAAGATAAACTCTCAATGCTCACAAAGAAAAAAGTGATCCTTTTTCCTATCGCATTTACCATCGACAACTCCGAAACCGAGTGTGAGTTGGAGATCGAATACCGTGAAAAAGCCCAAAAATTTGGATTTGAAACCTACCGTGTCGCAAAAGCTCCAAACGATCATCCTCTCTTTATCCAAAGTTTGAAAAATCTTTACACTCAGATGCAAAACGCATGA
- a CDS encoding LytTR family DNA-binding domain-containing protein, with protein MKILLVDDEPLALSRLQRLLGSLGYTEITTATSGIEALKITTKTQFDLVFLDISMAEIDGIELGYALRYADENLAIIYQTAHENHALKAFDVGAIDYLLKPYSLESLKRSIARGTSKMAESKEELRFISKAGNNHYLLKPEDIYYIKADLTEVIFRSDKGFSYYPKKISDLEALFAPYGFLRVHRSYLINLNRIKEMETIDQSRISFTFEGIKESIESSKEGAKHFRHLFKELTS; from the coding sequence ATGAAAATTCTACTCGTCGATGATGAACCTCTTGCCTTATCTCGACTGCAGCGTCTTCTAGGCTCACTCGGATATACCGAAATCACGACAGCCACTAGTGGTATTGAAGCATTAAAAATCACTACTAAAACACAATTTGATTTGGTATTTTTAGATATCTCTATGGCGGAGATAGATGGAATTGAACTAGGGTATGCACTGCGATATGCGGATGAAAATCTTGCCATTATCTATCAGACCGCTCATGAGAATCATGCCCTAAAAGCATTCGATGTGGGAGCAATAGATTATCTCCTCAAGCCCTACTCACTCGAATCGCTGAAACGCTCTATTGCACGTGGTACCTCAAAAATGGCAGAGTCCAAAGAAGAGTTGCGCTTCATTTCCAAAGCGGGAAACAATCACTATCTCCTCAAACCAGAAGACATCTATTACATCAAAGCTGATCTTACTGAAGTAATCTTCCGCTCAGATAAAGGATTTTCGTATTATCCAAAAAAAATTTCAGATCTTGAAGCTCTCTTTGCACCATACGGTTTTTTACGAGTTCATCGCTCCTATCTCATCAATCTTAATCGCATCAAAGAAATGGAGACAATCGATCAAAGCCGAATCTCTTTCACATTTGAGGGAATTAAAGAGTCTATCGAAAGCTCCAAAGAAGGAGCAAAACACTTCCGCCATTTATTCAAAGAATTAACCTCATAA